Genomic DNA from Nostoc sp. ATCC 53789:
CAGCCAAAAGCTTGAGTCATCATTGCAGCTAGCTGTTGAGAAACTTGTCCATCAAAGTTGAGTTTGAGCATGATTTGGTCATAGGTTTGTCCCTGGGTTATCTGCTTTGCTATTTGCTCAAACTCTACCCAAGTCAAATCACTCTCAACAAATGCTTTCGCAAGAGTAATTACCAGCTCCTCATAATCATTGTCTTCCAGTTTTGTCATCATTCGGTGTTCAATGTGAAGCGAATCATCGAAACAGTAATACCAGGATTTCGGTTGCTGTTTAACTACCTTTCGGAAAAAGTCTTGTTGTTTGGAAAGGTTAACAGCGCGATCTGCTTCACTACATACCATTAAAATAGGAGCGGAAACACAGCCTTGAGCCTTTTCTGAAACTTCCTTTGCCAACTGAAGAAATATCCGTAATGACTTGAGACAAAAACCTTTATAACCAAAATTGCCAGATGCGTCTTTGTTAAACCATTCAAAGTAAATTGGTAGGATTTTGATAAGTTGATCTAATAGTGA
This window encodes:
- a CDS encoding alpha/beta fold hydrolase; amino-acid sequence: MKVAIPTNTAEILKQVHQLESTVGLKNEACRSKFLIHPYFTSKVFLFLHGFTAGPYQFEPLGQAFFKKGHNVLIPLQPGHGRSGNWSRKNPPPLPTDIQIYQQFLLKWLQIAKTLGQQVVIGGLSTGGTLAAWLALEYPQEIDSTLLFTPYLASRYSLLDQLIKILPIYFEWFNKDASGNFGYKGFCLKSLRIFLQLAKEVSEKAQGCVSAPILMVCSEADRAVNLSKQQDFFRKVVKQQPKSWYYCFDDSLHIEHRMMTKLEDNDYEELVITLAKAFVESDLTWVEFEQIAKQITQGQTYDQIMLKLNFDGQVSQQLAAMMTQAFGCEHLNCIDPDS